The following coding sequences are from one Coffea arabica cultivar ET-39 chromosome 11e, Coffea Arabica ET-39 HiFi, whole genome shotgun sequence window:
- the LOC113718884 gene encoding arabinogalactan O-methyltransferase 1-like, translated as MEKSGNMSIKRHFSPEKRWLLGTTVVCLFGGALFLAAYVSIPETPLFCKSMPGFLAKGSYSGETLQRNAIVHYATSRVVPQQSLDEIRVSFDVLKAKSPCNFLVFGLGHDSLMWASLNPGGTTLFLEEDPKWVDTVLKDAPYLRAHTVKYRTKLSEADDLLKQYPSQPECSAEKPFLRGNTKCKLALNMLPWEVYNKEWDLIMIDAPRGYFAEAPGRMAAIYSAAVMARNRKGSGVTHVFLHDVDRKVEKVYAETFLCRKNRVKSVGRLWHFEIPPATDSSPQFC; from the coding sequence ATGGAAAAATCTGGTAATATGTCTATTAAGCGCCATTTTAGTCCTGAGAAGCGATGGTTACTGGGCACAACAGTTGTCTGCTTATTTGGTGGAGCGCTGTTTCTTGCGGCTTATGTAAGCATACCGGAGACTCCCCTTTTCTGCAAATCCATGCCGGGCTTCTTGGCAAAAGGTTCATACTCGGGTGAGACGCTCCAGCGCAACGCTATTGTCCACTACGCCACATCTCGCGTAGTCCCGCAACAATCACTGGACGAGATCCGAGTTTCCTTTGACGTCCTCAAAGCTAAGTCCCCATGCAACTTCCTAGTCTTCGGACTCGGCCACGATTCCCTCATGTGGGCTTCACTCAATCCGGGTGGTACAACGTTATTCCTAGAAGAAGATCCCAAGTGGGTCGACACAGTTCTCAAGGACGCACCGTATCTTCGTGCCCACACGGTCAAGTACCGGACTAAACTCTCCGAGGCCGATGATCTCCTGAAACAGTACCCGTCCCAACCGGAGTGTTCTGCTGAGAAACCGTTCCTCCGCGGAAACACGAAGTGCAAGTTGGCGCTGAATATGTTGCCGTGGGAAGTTTATAACAAGGAGTGGGACCTGATCATGATTGATGCCCCGAGAGGGTATTTTGCGGAGGCGCCGGGGCGGATGGCGGCCATATATTCAGCGGCTGTTATGGCAAGGAATAGGAAGGGATCGGGAGTGACGCATGTGTTCTTGCACGACGTAGATCGAAAGGTGGAGAAAGTTTATGCAGAAACGTTTTTGTGTCGTAAAAATCGTGTCAAGTCCGTCGGAAGGCTTTGGCATTTTGAGATACCTCCCGCCACAGATTCCAGCCCACAGTTTTGCTAG